A genomic segment from Colletotrichum higginsianum IMI 349063 chromosome 5, whole genome shotgun sequence encodes:
- a CDS encoding Sucrose transport protein: MKSFESIGFPADVPLVVASTSTSADVSTNKPVDERPRTSLWCILAYSAPSMPVQAFFTMFTVYLIPYLTSELGFTVSQVSLVLLAGPLSGLTAAPVMGVLSDRSGRRLGLFTTGCVAMAACQVVLAWSRELAGGDPAAARWLSAVAVYLGCISARASIVGHRAMAIDNIPPRQQPVFNLASGLMSASGAITTLAVGLVKPSFRAITAICAVSITLSIFPLWAVRKPRRAHRRPAVRAESNRFGALSAVLSVPRAAWDAARHLPPRIRRTCKIQILSQYAWFPVSHYLSKYLQDSYVATRGEGSEAVAPEVSAQAGVRVLLIAEVGAVLLQMTVVRFWDASSTSASPLRRFMDEDMVALRRVWALAFAALGVSTLAAVLFRASFASASICAASIMTISPLSVWVPFTIISYEAAVVHGEKDGDPSTPGTSATFLSLHEMAITVGQSLAVLMSGVISFALEHMDTGARNTTAFLFPPAVAAAMVAALLC; encoded by the exons ATGAAGAGTTTCGAATCAATAGGCTTTCCCGCCGACGTTCCCCTCGTCGTGGCCAGCACAAGCACATCCGCCGATGTATCGACCAACAAGCCGGTTGACGAGCGACCTCGCACCAGCCTCTGGTGCATCCTGGCCTACTCCGCGCCCTCGATGCC TGTTCAAGCGTTCTTCACCATGTTTACCGTCTATCTGATA CCGTATCTCACATCCGAGCTCGGCTTCACCGTCTCCCAGGTCTCGTTGGTCCTGCTCGCCGGCCCGCTTTCAGGCTTGACGGCGGCCCCCGTCATGGGCGTCCTGAGCGACCGctccggccgccgcctcggcctttTCACGACCGGCTGcgtcgccatggccgcctgCCAGGTCGTCCTGGCGTGGTCCcgcgagctcgccggcggcgacccggCCGCGGCCAGATGGCTgagcgccgtcgccgtctaCCTGGGCTGCATCAGCGCGCGCGCTTCCATCGTCGGCCACCGCGCCATGGCCATTGACAACATCCCACCCCGGCAGCAGCCTGTCTTCAACCTGGCGAGCGGGCTCATGTCCGCCTCGGGCGCCATCACCACGCTCGCAGTTGGCCTCGTGAAGCCTTCCTTCCGGGCCATCACCGCCATATGCGCCGTCTCCATCACGCTTAGCATCTTTCCCTTGTGGGCTGTCCGCAAGCCGCGTAGGGCGCATCGCCGGCCCGCTGTCCGGGCAGAGAGCAACCGCTTCGGGGCGTTGTCGGCCGTCTTGTCGGTGCCGCGGGCGGCCTGGGATGCAGCGCGACATCTTCCCCCCAGGATCCGCCGCACATGCAAAATCCAGATCCTGTCCCAGTACGCGTGGTTCCCCGTCTCTCACTACTTGAGCAAATACCTCCAAGACAGCT ATGTCGCCACTCGTGGAGAAGGCTCAGAGGCCGTTGCGCCGGAAGTCAGCGCGCAGGCCGGCGTccgcgtcctcctcatcgccgaggtcggcgccgttcTGCTGCAGATGACGGTTGTCCGCTTCTGGgacgcgtcgtcgacgtcggcgagcccCCTTCGTCGGTTCATGGACGAGGACATGGTGGCGCTGCGGCGCGTGTGGGCCCTGGCCTTCGCGGCGCTGGGCGTGTCGACGCTTGCCGCCGTCTTGTTCCGTGCTTCGTTCGCGTCGGCGTCCATCTGCGCCGCCAGCATCATGACCATCTCGCCCTTGAGTGTCTGGGTGCCCTTCACCATCATCTCGTACGAGGCAGCCGTGGTCCACGGAGAGAAGGACGGCGACCCGTCGACCCCGGGTACGTCGGCAACCTTCCTTTCTCTCCATGAGATGGCCATCACAGTCGGCCAGAGCCTGGCTGTCTTGATGAGCGGCGTCATCAGCTTCGCGCTCGAGCACATGGACACGGGAGCTAGGAACACGACGGCGTTTCTGTTTCctcccgccgtcgccgctgccaTGGTCGCTGCCCTCCTGTGCTGA
- a CDS encoding Zinc-binding dehydrogenase, producing the protein MSNPALVFSSVPSGRFPQPGKDLVVKELPLPDGEGVLVRIQLASLDPFLRSQLRDPSSAWTYQPALPVGEPLCTSAVGTVVRSDAAHVLPLGETVWLARVPLARYAFLEVSMAANRRLVVPIGRLVKEYSLDAGHWLGVLGVPGLTGFTGLYECGRPKAGETIFISSAAGTVGLTVAYFSKRDGLRVVGSAGSTDKADWLRRTGLFDDAFVFGRQDSHETGEASLRRAAPDGLDIHFASVGGAQLRAAAACMKIHGRIVVCDAIDEPGGAAAPDARWLWQPVVYKRLTISGFLVTDLAGKYMASFQQQMHEGIERDGGLPRIAPLHVVHGLDKAAEAFGDLFRSGKIMGKLLVRPSDS; encoded by the exons ATGTCCAACCCGGCCCTCGTCTTCAGCTCGGTGCCCTCCGGCCGCTTCCCCCAGCCGGGAAAAGACCTGGTGGTGAAAGAGCTGCCCCTGCCCGACGGGGAGGGCGTGCTGGTCCGCATCCAGCTGGCCTCTCTTGACCCCTTTCTGCGCTCCCAGCTCAGGGacccctcctcggcctggacCTACCAGCCCGCGCTGCCTGTTGGCGAGCCACTGTGCACGAGCGCCGTAGGCACCGTCGTACGgtccgacgccgcccatgTCCTCCCCCTCGGCGAGACTGTGTGGCTCGCCAGGGTCCCCTTGGCGCGATATGCCTTCCTCGAGGTGTCCATGGCCGCTAACCGGCGCCTGGTGGTGCCCATCGGGCGCCTTGTGAAGGAGTACAGCCTCGACGCGGGTCACTGGCTGGGCGTTCTTGGTGTT CCGGGACTCACGGGCTTCACCGGCCTCTACGAGTGCGGCCGAcccaaggccggcgagacAATCTTTatcagctcggcggcgggcacggTCGGCCTGACGGTGGCCTACTTTAGCAAGCGAGACGGGCTTCGCGTCGTGGGGTCGGCCGGCTCGACCGACAAGGCCGACTGGCTCCGGCGAACTGGGCTATTCGACGATGCCTTTGTCTTCGGCCGCCAGGACAGCcacgagacgggcgaggcgtctttgcgccgcgccgccccgGACGGGCTCGACATACACTTTGCAAGCGTTGGCGGTGCCCAGTTgcgcgccgcggcggcctgcATGAAGATCCACGGGCGGATCGTCGTGTGCGATGCCATCGACGAGCCCGGCGGCGCTGCGGCACCGGATGCTCGGTGGCTCTGGCAGCCCGTCGTCTACAAAAGGCTGACAATCAGCGGGttcctcgtcaccgaccTAGCCGGCAAATACATGGCGAGCTTCCAGCAGCAGATGCACGAGGGCATAGAGAGGGACGGCGGCCTCCCGAGGATCGCGCCGCTGCACGTAGTCCACGGGCTGGacaaggcggccgaggcgttTGGGGATCTCTTCCGCAGCGGCAAGATCATGGGCAAGCTTCTGGTCCGGCCATCTGATTCTTGA
- a CDS encoding Thioesterase, giving the protein MAPSAKVLYHPLNNTATRDDINGYENCIDDNDKDACDGCCCTCDCHHGRRTLERRLLACTILCCALAACTLAACALALDVKSYLRLSQPVIPLGADPWGLVPQEVGQPASWRSFYNDSRDPYWMDEDTFDSPDVVRRVVRRLKWLQNSTNILANGRQTRYRDWDGREDVLPSYHGSTPTEVFGIRSFHQIHCIIVMVEDYGLRLHGEPSQWTPGHVMHCINTMRQLTQCMADATPISLVQGAEKHLGDGQQMWCRDFDGLRRWANAPERGIRYAIVSPPGAKDVYDEIWPYPGDSGPPADLW; this is encoded by the exons ATGGCTCCCTCGGCCAAGGTCTTGTATCACCCTCTCAATAATACCGCAACCCGCGACGACATCAACGGCTACGAAAACTGCattgacgacaacgacaaggaTGCCTGTGATGGATGCTGTTGTACTTGCGATTGCCATCATGGAAGACGGACCCTGGAAAGACGTCTCCTTGCCTGCACTATACTGTGCTGCGCCCTCGCTGCATGCACTctcgccgcctgcgccctcgccctcgacgtcaaGTCTTATCTGAGGCTCTCGCAGCCCGTCATCCCATTGGGTGCCGATCCGTGGGGTCTCGTTCCCCAGG AGGTGGGCCAGCCGGCTTCGTGGCGGTCGTTCTATAACGACTCCCGGGACCCTTACTGGATGGACGAGGACACGTTCGACAGCCCGGACGTCGTCAGGCGCGTCGTTAGGCGTCTCAAGTGGCTGCAGAACT CAACGAATATCCTTGCCAATGGCCGGCAAACCAGATACCGAGATTGGGACGGCAGAGAAGACGTGTTACCGTCCTATCACGGATCCACGCCTACCGAAGTATTCGGCATACGATCCTTCCATCAGATCCACTGCATC ATCGTCATGGTCGAGGACTACGGCCTTCGTCTGCACGGCGAGCCCTCGCAGTGGACGCCGGGACACGTCATGCACTGTATCAACACGATGCGGCAGCTCACGCAGTGCATGGCGGACGCCACCCCGATCTCCCTCGTCCAAGGCGCGGAGAAacacctcggcgacggccagcagATGTGGTGCCGCGACTTTGACGGCCTCCGCCGCTGGGCCAACGCCCCGGAGCGCGGCATCCGCTACGCCATCGTCTCCCCACCGGGCGCCAAGGACGTGTACGACGAGATTTGGCCTTATCCGGGGGACTCGGGACCACCGGCGGACTTGTGGTaa
- a CDS encoding Prostacyclin synthase, with amino-acid sequence MPICTLPMLHGKMYVANSPSLIAAAMRHGDISFEPFQIEASAAVLDLPPHHKDKFLQPGVLGHVEKTMASNLRLDPLQKMNFAALQHLAGKLNEIDATSALSLSDGYAWIKGVLSMATTTALYGKENMWDVEKLEDLWTFEKGIGALMLKVAPSLVAPKAIAARKRMNELLRPFYKAREDENPDVAKILQERAGFFRELGMPSEDLPLIEFLIPFAAILNTAPNLFWTFAEVFSEPAHVERIRREVLPLAIVADTDDRGRVATIDARALEAGCPFLHACFREVLRLYSAQIGNRRVMEDATLEDADGRQYLLKKGTNMQWSASVTHFMPEVWGDDAVLFRPERFLDVDPLQEKQRRGALIPFGGGRHLCPGRYFAQTETLGFVGALALGFDVTGVKVPAAEFAPLGGGAKRPVRGSAVDDISISRRTGWEDVTWEFVC; translated from the exons ATGCCGATTTGCACGTTGCCCATGCTGCACGGAAAGATGTACGTGGCCAACTCGCCGTCTCTGatcgcggcggcgatgcgtCACGGCGACATCTCCTTTGAGCCCTTCCAGATcgaggcctcggcggcggttcTGGATCTTCCGCCGCACCACAAGGACAAGTTCCTGCAACCGGGAGTCCTCGGCCACGtggagaagacgatggcCTCGAATCTCAGACTGGACCCGCTGCAGAAGATGAATTTTGCCGCTTTGCAGCACCTAGCCGGGAAGTTGAACGAAATCGATGCCACAAGTGCTCTTAGCCTATCCGATGGGTACGCTTGGATCAAGGGCGTCTTGTCCATGGCCACAACCACGGCTCTGTACGGGAAGGAGAACATGTgggacgtcgagaagctcgaggatCTATG GACCTTCGAGAAAGGCATTGGGGCTCTGATGTTGAAGGTTGCGCCGAGCCTAGTCGCCCCCAAGGCGATTGCGGCTCGGAAGAGGATGAACGAGCTTCTGCGGCCCTTCTACAAAGCgcgcgaggacgagaacCCGGACGTGGCCAAGATTCTCCAAGAACGAGCCGGCTTTTTCCGCGAACTGGGCATGCCGTCCGAGGACCTCCCCCTGATCGAGTTCTTGATCCCGTTCGCGGCGATCCTGAACACGGCGCCGAACCTGTTCTGGACGTTTGCCGAGGTGTTTTCCGAGCCGGCCCACGTCGAGCGCATCCGGCGGGAAGTGCTGCCGCTGGCTATCGTGGCGGATACCGatgaccgaggccgagtcgCGACGATCGACGCCAGGGCGCTAGAGGCCGGCTGCCCCTTTCTGCACGCCTGTTTCCGCGAGGTCCTGAGGCTGTACAGCGCGCAGATCGGCAACCGGCGGGTGATGGAGGACGCGAcgctcgaggacgcggacggccggcAGTACCTGCTGAAGAAGGGCACCAACATGCAGTGGTCGGCGAGCGTCACCCACTTCATGCCCGAGGTCtggggcgacgacgccgtcctgTTCCGGCCGGAGcgcttcctcgacgtcgatcCCCTGCAGGAAAAGCAGAGGCGCGGGGCGCTGATCcccttcggcggcggccgccaccTGTGCCCCGGCCGGTACTTTGCCCAGACCGAGACgctcggcttcgtcggcgccttGGCTCTCGGCTTCGACGTGACCGGAGTCAAGGTTCCCGCGGCGGAGTTCGCGCCTCTCGGCGGAGGGGCGAAACGCCCGGTAAGAGGGTCGGCGGTCGACGACATTAGCATCTCGCGGCGCACGGGCTGGGAGGACGTGACATGGGAGTTTGTGTGCTGA
- a CDS encoding Prostacyclin synthase, whose protein sequence is MAANNGQVMEAAASGGDSTTTTTLTLVTAALVMIPLALVLKKLLFPDFDPREPPVLRPKMPFFGHIVSLVRESGNFYARL, encoded by the coding sequence ATGGCAGCCAACAATGGTCAAGTCATGGAGGCTGCAGCCAGCGGGGGCgattcgacgacgacgacgacgctcaCACTGGTGACGGCGGCATTGGTGATGATTCCGCTGGCCCTCGTGCTCAAGAAGCTCCTGTTTCCCGATTTCGACCCTCGTGAGCCTCCTGTTTTGCGACCAAAGATGCCCTTTTTTGGACACATTGTCTCCCTGGTGAGAGAGTCGGGCAACTTCTACGCCCGACTGTAG